The genomic region CGGCATTGAACATGGCTCCGTCCGCCCGGCGCATCTCGTACTGGCCGCTCATAAAGCCCGACGGCGTGGGCAGGGGCGCGCCCGATGTATAGCGGAAGCATTCTCCCGGGGCGATAACCGGCTTTTCCCCGATGACCCCCTCGCCCTTGACCACGCGGGTGCGGCCCTTGGCATCGGTTATCCGCCATTCGCGCGTCATCAGCTGCACCGGAGCAGCGCCCGAATTTTCAATCTCGACGGTATAGGACCAGATATAGCGGTTCTCGTCCGGCTCGGATTCTGTTTCCAGATAATCCGGCTCGACACGGATGATAACGCCTTCGGTCTCCAGCATGTACATGGCGGTATGAAACTCCTCTGGACAGGATGAGACACCTCTTGGTGCTGACGCTCAAGGGGTTTCGCGCAGGTATGCCTGCCAGCGCCATTGCAAACCCTGCCGCCATGCGGAACGGTGCGCCCTCTATCCCTCTTGGTGAGTCGCGCCTTTCCCATGTCCAAGCCCGGTATCCTGACCGATCTCGACCTTGCCGCTCTGGTCTCCTCCGGAGCCATTGCCGCGCCGGGCATAGAGGATGGCCAGATACAGCCTGCAAGCCTTGATCTGCGTCTTGGAACAAAGGCTTACCGTCTCCGGGCGAGCTTCCTGCCCGGCCCGGCGCGCAGTGTGGATGACTGTCTGGCCTCCGGTATTGTCATACACGAGATCGCGCTGACCGGCGGGGCCGTGCTGGAGACGGGCTGCGTCTATCTTGTCCCGCTGATGGAAAGCCTCTCCTTGCCGGGCGATTTGAGCGCGGCGATGAACCCGAAAAGCTCCACCGGCCGGCTGGATGTCTTTACCCGTGTCATCGGGAATAATGCAGCGGCGTTCGATCAGCTGCCAGCGGGCTATTCCGGCCCGCTCTGGGTGGAAATATCCCCGCGCACCTTTTCCATCCTTGCCCGCCCCGGCGACCGTCTGGTGCAGGTGCGGCTGCGCCGGGGGGCGCTCAAAGCCGGGCTTTCCCAGGTGCTTAGCGTCGATCTGCAGGCGGCGGGCAACGCGCCTGTCGGCTGGCGCGCCAAGCGCCACAGCCCGCTGGTGGATTTGAGCCGGATTGGCGCGCATGCCGCGCTCGATTTCTGGGAACCGCTATATGCCCCTAAGGGACAGATCGTGCTCGATCCGGGGGAGTTCTACATACTGGCTTCACGCGAGGCGGTGGAGATCCCCTTGGAGGACGCCGCCGAGATGGCGCCCATTGCGCCGGAAATAGGGGAGTTCCGCGCCCACTATGCCGGGTTTTTCGACCCCGGTTTCGGCCTTGGCGCACCGGCAAAGGCGGTGCTGGAGGTGAGGGGGCGCGACGTGCCCTTCATCCTGGAACACGGTCAGGCCGTGGCCCGTCTGGTCCATGAGCCGATGGCGGGAAAAATCGGTTCGGCCTATGGCGCAAACGGCTCCAACTATCAGGGTCAGGGTCTGAAACTCGGCAAGCATTTCAAGGCTTAAGTGGCCCTAGGCCGAACAGCGGGCCCCGCCGAGCACGCAGAACTGCGCGCAGAATTTATGGTTCAGCTTCACCGGCTTCAGGCTCTCTGTGAGGGTCTGCGCCAGTTCAAATTGCGGGTCATAGGGCAGGAGGGTGCAGGCGACCACGGCAGGCTTTTCCGCCCCCCGGCGCTTGATGATCATGCGGCTGGACGCGCACATGATCTCGGCCGGATTTTTATTGAGGATACCCCAGCAATCGACGGTGATTTCCGGCGGTGAACCCGCCGGATCCATCTCCGGGAAGATCACCATCTCAGCCGGATTGGCCGCATCAATATCCCACCTGTGCGCCGCGATCAGGGCGGCGTAGCCCGCGCGTGCCTGTGCCATGGTTTCATCGGTCATCTGACGGCCTGCCAGCGCAAGCAAAAATTTGTTTTTGCTCAGCCAGTTAATGCCCTCAAGCGTCGCGGCAAAACCACCCGCTCCGCGCTCAGTATCGTGTACCTCAGGCGTGTAGTGATCGAGGCTGATGCGAAGGGTTATCTGCCCCGGATAGCGGGCCTGTAAATCCAGCAATTGTTCCTGCACGCGCGGGCGCATCATGGGCCGCATGGCGTTGGTAAGGATGAGGACGCGGTGGCCGCGTTTCAGCGCCGCTTCGGCAAGCCCCGCCATATGGGGATTGAGGAAGGGTTCTCCCCCGGTAAAGCCGATCTCTATAGGCCCCGGGACCAGCGCGTCCACCTCGTCCAGATAGGGCTCCAGCTCGTCGGGGGTGATGTAGACAAGCCGGTCATTATCCGGCGAGCTTTCGATATAGCAGTTGGCACAGGCGATGTTGCACAGCGTGCCGGTCAGCACCCAGAGCGTCTGCAATCTGTCAAACGTAACGCTCGCGCGCATTTCGCCCTTCGCGGTGATGTCCGGGTGGGTAAAGGGCGCAGGGCTGGAAGCGGCAAGCGTCTGGGTCATAAGGCTTTCTACGCAGCTTGGCGGGTCGGTGGATCAGCGCTGGACGCTAGCAGGGCGGCCGGGCCAAGGCAAAGCGCTTGCGGTTCGCCAAGCTTTCACTCCCCATTCAGCTACGATCCGGCTAGGGTGGATAGATACACAGGGGGAGGTCCTTATGGGCGGTCTGTTCAAATTTATCGGGGATATTCTCAAACCAATCCTGACCATTGTGGTCACGATTTTTCTTGGCGCCTTCCTGCTATCGGTGTTCTGGCCGGCGGCCGATGCGTGGATAATTAGCCATGTCCCGGCATGGGAAAGGCTGTCGCCCGCCATTTTGCAGGTGCGCGACTGGCTGGGCATTCACCAGCCCGAACCCGATCCGTGGTGGATGTTCTGGCGCAATGATTAGCGCCTAAAGCCGCTTTGCAAACAGGCGGTTGAAGGCTCCGTCTTCAGTCGTCAGCGCGTCCACGCTGCCGGTCTGGACGATGCGGGCATGCTCCATCACCAGCCCCTCGCGCGCCCGCGCCAGCAAGGCCGGGCGGTGCGTGACGATGAGGACAGAGCGGCGCTTGTCGGCATCCAGCCAGGCATCGAGCGCATCAAGGAATTCCGCCTCTGTCCGGCTGTCCAGCCCTTCGGTCGGCTCATCAAGCAGCATGACGGGCGCATCACGCAGGAAGGCGCGGGCAAGCGCAATGCGCCTTGCCTGTCCGCCGGACACGAGGCGCCCCTCCTCGCCAATCCAGGTCAGCAATCCATCGGGCAGAGCGCGCACGAAATCGGCGGCTCTGGCCTGCTCAAGTGCTTGCCAGAGCTGGCTTTCTGTCGCGTCGGGCCGGGCCAGCAGAAGGTTTGCCCGCACCGTGGTCGAGAGCAGGTCGGCACGCTGATCGACGAGGGACAGACGCTCTCTTGTTCGCGCCGGGCCAAGGGCGGCCAAGTCTGTCCCGCCGAGCCGAATATCCCCGCTATCCGGAGCATAAAAGCCCATCAGCAAACGGATAATACTCGACTTTCCAGACCCCGAAGCCCCCACAAGCGCTACCCGCCCGCCTTCGGGCAGGGTGAAGCTGACATCTTGCAGGGCGGGGCGGGACTGGCCGCCGGGATAGGTAAATCCGACCGAGCTGAACACCACATCATGGCCGTCGGGCAGGGGGAGAGGCGCTTGCGGCTCTTCCATTGCAGGGCGCAGATCATCCAGCGCTTTCAGGCGCTTGGCGGCAGAGAGCGTGCGTCCATACTGCTCCCCGGCGAGGACAAGCGGGGCCGCAGCCTCGAACAAACCAAAGGCAATAAATCCCGCCAATGCAGCCAAAGACGGCGATGCGCCCGATGCCGCCGCGCTGAGGAAACCGGCGACGAAGCTGGCCGGACCGGCAAAGGCGAGTACGGCCGTATTCATCAGCGCCAGTCCGGCAAGCTGGCGCTGGCCGGAGATCCAACTATCGCTCGCCGCATCGAGACGCGAAAGCACGGCGGTTTCAGCGCCATAGGCTTTGAGCTCGGCCATACCGGCGATCAGGTCAGCGGCCTCCGAGCGCGTATCGGAGGCAGAGTGTGTGACGCTTTCTCCGGCGGACTGGCCCAGTTTTGCCGCGAGGAGAGGCAGGCCGAGACCTGAGAGGATAAAAAGCCCGATCACGGGCAATATCGCCGCCGGGGCCGTGAATGCGAGGATAAGCACCACCGCCAGCGCGCCAAAAAGCGCGGACAGGGCGGGCGTTACCAGCCGAAGATAGAGTCCGTCGAGCGCATCGACATCGCCGGTCACGCGCGACAGCAGATCGCCCGCCCGCATGCCGCCCAGCCCTGCAGGGACTAGCGGTGCGGCCCGGTCAAACACCCACAGGCGCAGGCGCGCCAGGATACGGAAAGTGGCTTCGTGCGTGGCCAGCCGCTCGGCATATCTCCCGAGGGTACGCGCCATGGCAAATCCGCGCACACCGCCCGATGCAAAAAGATAGTTGAAACTGCGCCCCAGCCCCGCCGCACCGGCGATAGCGGCGGCGGTTATGAACCAGCCCGACAGGGATAAAAGCCCGATTCCGGCGAGCAGAGTGAGGATGGCGAGCACCGCGCCTGCACGCAGCCACCAGCGGTCAGGCCGGGCAGGAGCGAGGAAAAAGGCGAGCGTTTTCATGGCGCTCCGCCCTCCTGCAGATCGGCGATCTCGAACACCTCGTCGGCAATCGCGCGCACGGCGGGGCTGTGGGTAGCGATGAGGATTGTCCGCCCATTTTTGTTGGAGAGAAGTGCTTCCAGGAAGCGGGCCTCCGCCTCGCCATCAAGATGGGCGGTCGGCTCGTCCATGAGGACAAGTTTCATGTCACGGGCAAGGGCGCGTGCGAGAGCTACCCTTTGTATCTGCCCGCCAGACAAGCCAAATCCGCGTTCGCCAAGGGGGGTGTCGAGACCGTCAGACAGGTGGATAAGGAAGTCCGCGACGCCGGCCTGCGCCACCGCACGCTCGATCATCTCTGCCGGGATAGAGGCGTCATGCAGGGTGATATTATCCCGCAAGCTGCCGTGAAATAGGCGCGGGTTCTGGCCGATCCAGCCTGCGCGCCCGGCGAGCGGGGCATCCATCATTTCGCCGTCTATCCGCATCTCGCCGGAGGACAGAGGCGCAAAACCCATCAGGATTTTGAGCAAGGTGGACTTGCCGGAACCCGACGGTCCCCACAAAACGCTCAATCTTCCCGCCGGAATGGAAAGCGTGATGGGATTCAACCCCTTGCGGCCAATTTCGTACACGCACGAGACGCGAGAGAGGTCCAGAGAGGGTGAGGTATGAAAGGGGGTGGATGGTACTATGGAAACACCCGATTTCGGGTATTCCAGCAGGGGTTTTATAGTACCTGCGGCGGCTTCGGCGTCGGCGCGGTCGTGATAGGCGGCGGATAAACGCCGCAGCGGCATGTAAAATTCCGGTGCCAGGATAAGGACGAACAGCCCCTCGCGCAGGGTGACAGTTTCGCCAGTATCGAAGGGCATCTCTCCCAGCAGGGAGAAGCCGACATAGACCGCGATGGCCGCGACCGAGAGGGCCGCGAAAAATTCCAGAATGGCCGAGGAGAGGAAGGCAAGCCGGAGCACTTTCATCGTGCGCTGGCGGAAATCTTCTGACGCAGCGGCGAGGCCCTCGCGCTCGCGCGGCGCGGCGTTGAACGCGTTCAGAAGCGCGAGCGATTGCAGCCGGTCATTGAAGCGCCCGGCGAGGCGGGCGAGCACCGCGATCTGGTCCTTGCTCGCCGCTGCCGCCGCGCCGCCGACAATCGCCATGAAAAGCGGCAGCAGGGGCGCGGTGATGATGAACAGCATCCCCACCACCCAGCTCTGGGTGAAGGCGGCGGCGACCATCAATATGGGCGCGCCCGCGATGACGGGCATGAGCGGGCGGTAGCGCCCGAAATAGCCTTCCAGCTTCTCCACCGCGTCGGTGAGGGCAGAGCCGGCTGCGCCGGTTTCCAGCCGCTCGGTGAAGGCGGGGCCTTTGGCGGCGAGCGCGCGGGCGGCCTCGCCCCGCACATGGGCCTTCACCCGCGCTGCCGCCTCAAAGCCTGCGCGCGTCTCGAAGGCTTGGGCGCCTGCGCGGGCAAACGCAAACAGGGCAGCGAAAAGCGCAGGGATAAGAAAATCCTCGCCATTGACGAGGTTTGCTATCGCGCTGGCGGCAAACCCGGCAAAGCCGATGAAGAGCGCGTATTGCGCAATGCCTGCCGCGCTCGCGGCCAGTGACGGTCCGCGCCCGGCCTTCCCCCATGCGGAGAGAAGGCCGCCCAGCGCACGCCGGTCTTCTGAAGTGAGTGCAGGATTGCTCATCGGCCTCGTTAATCACGCATATCGCTCGCCCGCGCCCTGCGGCGCAGCGTCTCAGGGGGCTTTGTCTAGCGAAGCCGCCCAGAATTGCCAGAGGGGGCGGCTACCCCTCCATCCCGGCCTCTGAGATCACCGTGCGGAAATAGCTGACCATGCCGGGCAGGGCGTCGATGCGGATGCGCTCATTATCGCCGTGAATGCGCGAGAGATCGTCCATCTCCATGCGCATGGGAGCATAGCGGTAGATATGGTCGGCGACATCCTTGAAGGCGCGCGAGTCCGTGGCGGCGGTGAGAAGGTTTGGCACGACCGGCGCGCCCTCGGGCAGATGGCTGAGCGCAGCGCCCGCAATGATCTCCCAGGCCCGGCCCGATGTGGCGCTGATCGGCGGCGCGTCGGAGATACGGCCCACCGGCTCTATCGTTACACCGTCGAGATGGCTCACCGCGCCGCGCATATGGGCCAGCGCACTTTGCGCACTGTCGCGCGGGTGCAGGCGCAGATTGATGGTCGCGCGCGCCTCCTGCGGCAGCACATTGGCGACCGTGCCGCCGGTGATGATGGTCGGCGCGATGGTGGTGCCGATCGTGGCTCTGGTCGCGTCATCGCCCATCATCTGACCACGCAGGACCGAGCCGAAAAGGACGGGGCGCGCCATCACGAAGCCCGCCATCCCGTCCATTTCCGGGGCGAGCGCGCGCATCATGTCCGGCACGGGATGCTCGATGCGGTGTTCGAACGGATTGTCGACAATGGCGTTGACCGCGCGCGACAGCAAGCCAATGGCGGTTTCCGGGGGCGGGGCGGAGGAATGCCCGCCGCGCGCCCGCGCGGTGATCTCGACGGAGAGAAAGCCCTTCTCGCCAACGCCGATCAGGCCCACCGGCCCGCCCGTCATCGGGAAGTGCTCAAGCGAGGTGCCGCCTTCATCGAGGACGAACCAGGCGCGGCGCCCTTCCGCCTCCAGCCGCTCTGCCATGGCAATCGCGCCGGTGCCGCCCACCTCCTCATCATGGCCAAGCCCGATATGGATGGTGCGCTCCGGGGTGAAGCCCTCTTCCAGCAGGGTCTCCATCGCGGCGATCAGCATCACAAGGAAACCCTTCATGTCGAGCGTGCCGCGCCCCCAGACATAGCCGTCGGCAATCGTGCCGGAGAAGGGCGGGTGGTCCCACTGGTCTTCGGTGCCCGGCTCCACCGGCACCACGTCCTGGTGGGCGAGAATGACAATCGGGTCTAGCGCGGGATTGCTCCCTTCCAGCGTGTACCAGAGCGAGCCGTGGAGAATGTCTTCGGGGGCCATGCGCTCATGGACCAGCGGGAAGCTAGCCGCCAGCCAGTCGCGAAAAGCGTCGAACTCGGCGCGGCTGGATTGCGGGTTACCCATCTCGGAGATGGTCTCGAACCGGATGGCCTCGCCCAGCGTCAGGGCCAGCGCCTCTGCAGACAGGGTGGAGGGGTTCGGCTCAATGGCGTCCGGCGTGGCGGGCGGCTGCGCACAGGCGCTTAAGAGCAGCAGTCCCGCGCCCATAATCCCTGCGAGATGGTGTTTCATAGGCCCAGCCCTCCCCGGCGGTTCTGATTGTCTCGATCAAAGGCTAGAACGCGCCGGAGCCAGCGCCAAGCCGGGATAGTTCCCGGTCAATTCCTGTCTGTGGGCGGCCCTGGTTCACAATGGCCAAGCCCGATCACCCGCTCGCGGTCGAACACGACCAGGCCATGAGCCGTCGCCACCGCGAAGCGCTCCTCATCCAGCCGGGCGAGCCAGCGCGGGGTGCTGGGCAGGGTGGAAATGCGCGTGACCGTCCAGTCTTCTGCAGTTCGCCAGTCGACGCGGTAGAGGGTGCCGGTGACGAGGCCCAAATGAGACAGGCCGGTTGCGACGATCAATGTGCGTTCATCTGCGGTGATCACACCGACGACGTTGTCGTCGATCACAGTGCGCCCCTCAGCAGAGCCTTCTGCCAGCCATTTGAGCGCTCCGCCCCATTCGCCTTGATTGGTGGCTTCCAGACTGCCGCCCATAAAGGGGATATGCAGTACATCTTCGTCTCTCCAGCCGGGTCTGGGAGCGCTGTCTTGCGTTGATAACACGGCGTCCCGGTAGCGATATCCGTCCGCTCTGCAGGACTCAGTGAAGTCGTCAATGCGGGTGCCGGAGAACCATCTGCCTTGCGGGGACCACAGCCGTGGTGCTTCATGCCAGATCGACATCATAGACGGAGCCCTTGCTGCATTTGCTGAGCCCCGTGTGGAGGCGCCGAGATTGGTTACAGGCCCTCCTCGGCCAGCCTGGTCAACAAGAACCTGGAAACTTGTCAGAGAATGGGCTGCTTCCCGGACAAACGGCAGCCAGTGGCTCTCCGCCACCATCCCTATGCGTTCAGCCTCACTGCCATCTCCAATAAATACAAAGGCATGAATTACCGCGTATACCTCGCTCCAGTCGTTCGATTGCAGCGCTTCGCGCAAAACAGGCAGAACCGCGTCGTCGCCGAGATGGGCAAGCGTCTGCATAACGTAGAGCCGAAGATCGAGGCGCTGACTGTGAAGGAAAGGCCGGAGCGGTGCCACATAGGCAAGCGCGTCACGCCCGAAATTGGCCAAGTCTCCGAGACAATGCCGGAGTGGAAAATATGCGCTACCGTGATCATATCGGCCAATACGCGGATCGGTGTAGGCTTCAGGTATAGCATCCAAGGCCTCGGCGTTTGCCACGCACTCGGCCGCAAGTTCCGCTGCAAATGATGGGTCCAGTGCGGCCTGCCGCGCCTCGCGAGCAAGCGTGTGCAATTCGCCGCCCGGTTCACCGAAGTCAGAGCCGGCGAGACGGTGGATGTAGGGATGTCCGACATGCCCGAGTGCTTTCAGGCCTCTTAATGCAACTGTGCGGCGCTCGACAGGTTGGGCGATATCGGCGGCCAGCCGCGACCAGTCATCGGCAAGCAGGTGCCGGTCACCCGGGGGCAGCGCACTCTCCTCATGCGGGATGTAGCTGCGTTCGCCATCTATCCCAGCGAGAATCGCCGGGCCAGCGAAGTAACCAAGCGCGACAATCATCCAGTAGTTGGCGGGCTGCGAAATTACCGCATCTATCTCTGGTGCGGGTCTGAGCACTGAACTGCGGACGAATAACCTCCACCCGCTACCTCGGACGAAGTCCTGTGCCCGCTCGATATCGCTCTGCGATGTAAAGGGCCAATGCGCTACAATGCGCTCAGCGACAGATGTCCTCCCGGTTGAACGTTCGCCCCATCCAATCATAGCCTCAAGACCCGCACGCCCCTGATGGCGGAAGCTGGCCCGCGCCACATGCATGTATAGCTCATGCCAGCTTTCTTCCGGTTCCGTTCTCGTATCACTTTGCGCGTAGGCCCGTTCGAGAAGCTCCACGCATATTTCAATCGTGGGGCAATCCGCCAGTTCTGACAGGAGGCGGTAATGATCGCTTACGTCCTCCCCCGCCTGCATGAGTGACAAGGCCGCGATAATGGCCAGCATGGCTGCCTCCCCTCGTTCGTGGTGTGCAGTCTGCCACAATCGAAAGCTGTTGCGAGGGAAAGGTGACGGGGCGCCTTCGTTTTTCTAGAACGGAGCGCCAAGCCTTCAGGAGACCGCCATGAGCACCACCGAGACCGACCTGCCGCCAGAGCCTAAGGGCCGCGTGCTGATCATTGCCGGATCGGATAGTTCGGGCGGGGCGGGGATACAGGCCGATATCAAGGCGGTGACGGCGCTTGGCGGTTATGCGGCGACCGCCATCACGGCGCTGACCGTGCAGAACACGAAGGGCGTGAGCGCCGTGCATGGCGCGCCGCTGGAGATCATTTCAGGCCAGATCGCGGCGGTGCTCGATGATATCGGCGCGGACGCGATCAAGACCGGCATGCTGGCCAGCAAAGAGGTGATCGACACGGTGGCGGGGGCGCTGGATGAGGCGGGGGCCGAACTGATCCCGCTCATCGTCGATCCGGTGATGGTGGCAAGCTCCGGCGCGCGCCTGATCGAGGACAGCGCGGTGGAGGCACTTAAAAACACGCTTCTGCGCCGGGCCACGCTTATCACGCCCAACGTGCCGGAAGCCGAGGCGCTTACCGGCATCAAGGTTGAAGATGTGGACGGCCAGCGCGAGGCAGGCGAGGCGCTACTGAAGCTTGGCGCGCGCGCCGCCCTCATCAAGGGCGGGCATCTGGATGGGCCGCAGGTGATCGACGTGCTGGTGACACGCAATGGCATGCGCATCTTTTCGCGCCCGCGCATCAAGACCCGTCACACGCACGGCACGGGCTGTACCCTCGCCAGCGGCATCGCTGCCTTGGTTGCGCAGGGCGTGCCGCTGGACAAGGCGGTGGAGGAGGCAGGTGATTATCTGCACGAGGCGATCCGGCGCGCGCCGGGCTTCGGCTCAGGGGCCGGGCCTGTCCATCATGGCTGGACGCTTAGCCCGGAGCCGGTGTCAGAGACGCCCTCCGGCCCGCTGGCGGCCGCGCTGGCCGGACTGGCAGGACCGGACAAGGGGGCGTAAGCCTCCGCCTGCATCAGCAGGAGCGTGGTGAGTAGAATATCGGTGTCTGACGGACGCCGCTGGCGGGGCGGGCGGTTATCCGGCCCGCGCCCGGCGAGCTGGTCAATCGCGTCAAAGCCAAGGGTGAAGCTGAGAAGGTCCGGGCCCTGCAGGGCGCGCGCCATAAAGGCGGGTAGGGACTGGCTGCTGGCGATATGGCGGGCGAGCGCAAGCGCCATGAATTGCTGCAGCGTGATGTCGGATGCTGACACGGCAAAATCCCGCGCGACAAACAGGCTATCGCCTGCGATCCAGACGCTCTGGCGGCGTCCGCCCGCAATGTTCACCGCCACAAGACGGACATGGGCCGCGCAGGCAGGCTGGGGCGTCAATACCAGATCGAAGCTTTCGCCGCTGCGCTCCACGCGCAGGCGGGCCGGCCCGCGCCGCAGGGCTGCGGGCAGGGTGCGCGTGCGGAAATCATCATGCCAGCGCGCATTGGACTGGCTCCAGCGCCCATTGAGGCCAAGCAGGATATCGCCGGGTTGCAGCCCCGCGCGCGTGGCCGGACTGTCCGGGGCGGTGATCCAGATGCGCGGGCGCGCATCTGCGCCCATGGCCGCCTGCAGCGCGCCGCGTTCGCTCTCCGGCCAGTCGGCGATATGGGTGGTGACCAGTCCGGTGAAAGGGTAGGTGTGGGCGCAGGCGGCCGCATTGGCGGTCAGCACAGGCGTTGCCAGGGCCAGCACGCGCGCCTGCAGCCGGGTTTCGCCGGCCAATGCCAGGCGCGGCTCGATACCCGGTGTCAGCGCGGTGCCAAGCGTGTTGCAGGCCGTCAGGCAAAGGGCGGCCCCGGCGGCCAGAATGCGGCCCGCCATTCGCTTGCAGGTTGAAACCAGCCCACCCATTAACCATAGCGTGGAATCGCCGCGCGGCGGTTTCAACCGGAATCTGATCCTGTCCGCAAACTGAGCATTTGACGTAAGCGGGTGTGCGGCCTACGCCAGCGATCATTGATACACGCCGTCAGCACGGATTTGCCCCATGCCCAGCCAGCCCTCCATCCGCCCCGCCGATCCACGCTTTTCCTGCGGTCCGACCCGCAAGCGCCCGGGCTGGGAGATTTCGGCGGTGGGCACCGGCTCGCTGGGTCGAAGCCACCGCGCCACACTCCCCAAGCAGAGGCTGGGCGAGGCGATAGAGCGCGCAGGCGCGATACTGGAGATCCCCGCCGGCTACCGCATCCTCATCGCGCCGGCCTCTGACACGGGTGCGTTCGAAGCGGCGATGTGGAGCATGCTGGGCGCGCGCGGCGTCGATGTGTTCAGCTGGGATGCGTTTGGCGATCGCTGGCTGAAAGACGCGCAGAACGAGCTGAAACTGCCCGATTTGCGGGTGTTTCATGCGCCCTATGGCACGCTGCCAGACCTCTCACAGGCTGATCCGGCGCGCGACATATTGTTTACGTGGAATGCCACGGCGGCGGGCCTGAAAGTGCCGCACGCAGACTGGATTTCGGATGATCGCGAGGGCCTGACATTCTGCGATGCCACGTCGGCCGCTTTCGCGATGGATCTGCCGTGGGACAAGCTCGATGTCACCACCTTCTCCTGGCAGAAATGCCTGGGCGGGGAGGCGCAGCACGGCATGGTGGTATTGTCGCCGCGCGCCCGCGC from Glycocaulis abyssi harbors:
- the apaG gene encoding Co2+/Mg2+ efflux protein ApaG; translation: MYMLETEGVIIRVEPDYLETESEPDENRYIWSYTVEIENSGAAPVQLMTREWRITDAKGRTRVVKGEGVIGEKPVIAPGECFRYTSGAPLPTPSGFMSGQYEMRRADGAMFNAAIPSFALDSPFMPATLH
- the cydC gene encoding thiol reductant ABC exporter subunit CydC, whose protein sequence is MKTLAFFLAPARPDRWWLRAGAVLAILTLLAGIGLLSLSGWFITAAAIAGAAGLGRSFNYLFASGGVRGFAMARTLGRYAERLATHEATFRILARLRLWVFDRAAPLVPAGLGGMRAGDLLSRVTGDVDALDGLYLRLVTPALSALFGALAVVLILAFTAPAAILPVIGLFILSGLGLPLLAAKLGQSAGESVTHSASDTRSEAADLIAGMAELKAYGAETAVLSRLDAASDSWISGQRQLAGLALMNTAVLAFAGPASFVAGFLSAAASGASPSLAALAGFIAFGLFEAAAPLVLAGEQYGRTLSAAKRLKALDDLRPAMEEPQAPLPLPDGHDVVFSSVGFTYPGGQSRPALQDVSFTLPEGGRVALVGASGSGKSSIIRLLMGFYAPDSGDIRLGGTDLAALGPARTRERLSLVDQRADLLSTTVRANLLLARPDATESQLWQALEQARAADFVRALPDGLLTWIGEEGRLVSGGQARRIALARAFLRDAPVMLLDEPTEGLDSRTEAEFLDALDAWLDADKRRSVLIVTHRPALLARAREGLVMEHARIVQTGSVDALTTEDGAFNRLFAKRL
- a CDS encoding M20/M25/M40 family metallo-hydrolase, which codes for MKHHLAGIMGAGLLLLSACAQPPATPDAIEPNPSTLSAEALALTLGEAIRFETISEMGNPQSSRAEFDAFRDWLAASFPLVHERMAPEDILHGSLWYTLEGSNPALDPIVILAHQDVVPVEPGTEDQWDHPPFSGTIADGYVWGRGTLDMKGFLVMLIAAMETLLEEGFTPERTIHIGLGHDEEVGGTGAIAMAERLEAEGRRAWFVLDEGGTSLEHFPMTGGPVGLIGVGEKGFLSVEITARARGGHSSAPPPETAIGLLSRAVNAIVDNPFEHRIEHPVPDMMRALAPEMDGMAGFVMARPVLFGSVLRGQMMGDDATRATIGTTIAPTIITGGTVANVLPQEARATINLRLHPRDSAQSALAHMRGAVSHLDGVTIEPVGRISDAPPISATSGRAWEIIAGAALSHLPEGAPVVPNLLTAATDSRAFKDVADHIYRYAPMRMEMDDLSRIHGDNERIRIDALPGMVSYFRTVISEAGMEG
- a CDS encoding 2'-deoxycytidine 5'-triphosphate deaminase domain-containing protein, which encodes MSKPGILTDLDLAALVSSGAIAAPGIEDGQIQPASLDLRLGTKAYRLRASFLPGPARSVDDCLASGIVIHEIALTGGAVLETGCVYLVPLMESLSLPGDLSAAMNPKSSTGRLDVFTRVIGNNAAAFDQLPAGYSGPLWVEISPRTFSILARPGDRLVQVRLRRGALKAGLSQVLSVDLQAAGNAPVGWRAKRHSPLVDLSRIGAHAALDFWEPLYAPKGQIVLDPGEFYILASREAVEIPLEDAAEMAPIAPEIGEFRAHYAGFFDPGFGLGAPAKAVLEVRGRDVPFILEHGQAVARLVHEPMAGKIGSAYGANGSNYQGQGLKLGKHFKA
- a CDS encoding HEAT repeat domain-containing protein — translated: MLAIIAALSLMQAGEDVSDHYRLLSELADCPTIEICVELLERAYAQSDTRTEPEESWHELYMHVARASFRHQGRAGLEAMIGWGERSTGRTSVAERIVAHWPFTSQSDIERAQDFVRGSGWRLFVRSSVLRPAPEIDAVISQPANYWMIVALGYFAGPAILAGIDGERSYIPHEESALPPGDRHLLADDWSRLAADIAQPVERRTVALRGLKALGHVGHPYIHRLAGSDFGEPGGELHTLAREARQAALDPSFAAELAAECVANAEALDAIPEAYTDPRIGRYDHGSAYFPLRHCLGDLANFGRDALAYVAPLRPFLHSQRLDLRLYVMQTLAHLGDDAVLPVLREALQSNDWSEVYAVIHAFVFIGDGSEAERIGMVAESHWLPFVREAAHSLTSFQVLVDQAGRGGPVTNLGASTRGSANAARAPSMMSIWHEAPRLWSPQGRWFSGTRIDDFTESCRADGYRYRDAVLSTQDSAPRPGWRDEDVLHIPFMGGSLEATNQGEWGGALKWLAEGSAEGRTVIDDNVVGVITADERTLIVATGLSHLGLVTGTLYRVDWRTAEDWTVTRISTLPSTPRWLARLDEERFAVATAHGLVVFDRERVIGLGHCEPGPPTDRN
- a CDS encoding radical SAM protein; this translates as MTQTLAASSPAPFTHPDITAKGEMRASVTFDRLQTLWVLTGTLCNIACANCYIESSPDNDRLVYITPDELEPYLDEVDALVPGPIEIGFTGGEPFLNPHMAGLAEAALKRGHRVLILTNAMRPMMRPRVQEQLLDLQARYPGQITLRISLDHYTPEVHDTERGAGGFAATLEGINWLSKNKFLLALAGRQMTDETMAQARAGYAALIAAHRWDIDAANPAEMVIFPEMDPAGSPPEITVDCWGILNKNPAEIMCASSRMIIKRRGAEKPAVVACTLLPYDPQFELAQTLTESLKPVKLNHKFCAQFCVLGGARCSA
- the cydD gene encoding thiol reductant ABC exporter subunit CydD, with amino-acid sequence MSNPALTSEDRRALGGLLSAWGKAGRGPSLAASAAGIAQYALFIGFAGFAASAIANLVNGEDFLIPALFAALFAFARAGAQAFETRAGFEAAARVKAHVRGEAARALAAKGPAFTERLETGAAGSALTDAVEKLEGYFGRYRPLMPVIAGAPILMVAAAFTQSWVVGMLFIITAPLLPLFMAIVGGAAAAASKDQIAVLARLAGRFNDRLQSLALLNAFNAAPREREGLAAASEDFRQRTMKVLRLAFLSSAILEFFAALSVAAIAVYVGFSLLGEMPFDTGETVTLREGLFVLILAPEFYMPLRRLSAAYHDRADAEAAAGTIKPLLEYPKSGVSIVPSTPFHTSPSLDLSRVSCVYEIGRKGLNPITLSIPAGRLSVLWGPSGSGKSTLLKILMGFAPLSSGEMRIDGEMMDAPLAGRAGWIGQNPRLFHGSLRDNITLHDASIPAEMIERAVAQAGVADFLIHLSDGLDTPLGERGFGLSGGQIQRVALARALARDMKLVLMDEPTAHLDGEAEARFLEALLSNKNGRTILIATHSPAVRAIADEVFEIADLQEGGAP